In Helicoverpa armigera isolate CAAS_96S chromosome 22, ASM3070526v1, whole genome shotgun sequence, the genomic stretch taattttacttaagcaacatattTGCCACATTGTTAACATAGCAGAATCAAGCCCCAGATTTGGCTAGGCCACACAAAGCGGAAAGTATTCTGTGATTCCTATAATGAGATTacttgtacatatgtatatattcAGATTTTATATACTTAGATTATTTATGCTTAACTAAGTGTTCTGCAAAACAACCAAAAAGTTTCCCAGTTTAATATTCGtaggggcggcatttttcaacTTTTCTCTCCCTCAACAAAAACGTAGACCCTTTTTTTACCTCTTTAGTTTTGGCTTTGCCCTAATGACCTTAAATAAACCATGTTATggtttcctaaaaaaaaaaactatacttaCAGGGTTTTCTTTGAATACCGCCGTAagatttaaaaagcaaaaatgcGCTAGAGATAAAGCGAAAAAATCCGcggtaacaaaacaaaataaaggcaTAAAACTCGACTATCTTATAGTCTACAAAACAAATTTCATACATACCTAGAAATTCTCTCTCaatagtacctatctatttatttcgaggtatattataaatgcgatttATGCGATAAGTCAAAAATCTGTGGCACCTGTTATTACTAAGTAAAAACTTCAAAATGCGTTTTACATGCTATGCACCACAATATGAAATATCCCTAttataaaaaacacttttttactACGGTCTGCTAAAGTGCCAGACTCTTATCGGCTATATATAATGTAATGCAATGTAATTTAATCCATTATGATGTATGATTGTAACTTTCCAAATGATTGGTGTGTACGCTTTTAAGTGATGTTTTTGCACTGTGTGGAGGATAAATGCTaacaacataaattaatttgtaaaacctTTGTGTaccttattaattaattcaataaataaattccacgTATGTAACATATTATTGCTTGTACGTTTCAATAATTTTCAGGACAGTTATCATTATTCTTTGAGAACCAAATCGCTAATGACTGGTACAATTTTAATTGTCCTGTGTTGGAATCGGTCCTTTATACGCAACTCTAACACAACGTCGACATCGTTCCCACTTTATTACAAGCAAATACGATATTGTTATAATAAGAATAATTAGGCCCATACATAATAGGGCGATGCCTGCATCACGTTTCGCCGTATTTACAATATCTTGACGGGAACTGATTATAAACAACCGTTTACCGTTATAGCGGGATGCGGGATACGCTGTAAGAAAAACAATAGACTTAATTGGATTACTCCTAAAGTTAAGACCTGCGTTAGTAAGATTTCTACTAAAATATGGTAAAAATGACGATACATGTTAATGGCAACACTGTAATTAACGAAATTCGAATATTTGTAGGCTGTTTTGTTACTAGTTTataatgcaaaaaatatgtataaataccATATTCAACGCGTAGATTGTAGGTGGCAGGGGAGAGACCATTTGCGAAGTTTTCGTCGGCAACATTGACACGCCAAGCGGGTTTGCGTTTCATGTCTGTCTTCatccaaataataaaatgttcgttCTGAAAAGGAATGTCTGATATTACTACCCGCGTACTCGTATACCCCACTCATGTGCaggctgttgatttgcatctgttCAATATTTCAGGAGGTTGACATATAATACGTAAATAATAGATTGGAATTACACTAGACGGAAAATagctaatatgcgctgctttttttgcGCAGCATGGTTTTAAGGCCACAACACACGCGCCGAGTTTAAATACAGCTAGGTGACATTGACGGATTTCCGGAgttgagaatcattagcataattacgtacCTGAATAttgcacggatgcaaatcaacagcttgtagaACGAGTACCTAGGCAGTTGTAGAAACGTTCACTACGGAAAAGTTTAGATGTCCTTACCCCATCACAATTTAACGACTGAACaggttttgataaaacttggcagttatgaagcttatatatcagaataacatacaggcTAACTATTATCCGATTAGGAGAAGTCTCTCAAGTGAAATTGTTACATGCATACCTGAAATCCGTTATTCTCCGGATGTAGCTTATCCAGCTCAGTCACGTTCTTTTGCCAATTGATTGGTTTCGAAAACAGTTTAAATGCTGAAAAGGAAGAAAATCTTTTACTCAGTTATAACTTCTCGGTTTAtttgcaatatttaaatatttatggggGTCTACGGGTACCAGTAAACCGAAACTTTTAACTAGAGACCTCAGAACTGGATAGAGGGATAGTAGTGAAGTATATGAAGGATTGCCAGGTATCCAAGAGTAGCGTCAAGATATAACGAAGTATAGAAGAAAGATTATGAAAGCTGACTCCACCACCATGTAGGGGATACATGGATAGATGAGGATAGAAAGAATGAAAAGGAAAATTAGACGTTAAGTAGAATAGATAGTTCGTTAAAAGTCAAGTAATGAAGAGAATACCAACCTTCTTGGAGGTTTCCTTCTGGGTTTCGAAAAGGCTTCTTTTCATCATCAGATATCAAACCTGTGTTATTCGTTGGTACAAAATTTCCGTCTACTTGTAAACTAA encodes the following:
- the LOC110370942 gene encoding cell cycle control protein 50A: MESDNRKFGIAQRPGVLLVIGVIIGNVFLITGIVLLRISTENKGYEIINDYTDCKFFDNPNEKCKDVIPREPCACYIQINITERLEPPVTAYYELESYEQITGPYAKSRDDQQLAGHLSATPADSCAPYAYVQKMPIAPCGALADSMFNDTFSLQVDGNFVPTNNTGLISDDEKKPFRNPEGNLQEAFKLFSKPINWQKNVTELDKLHPENNGFQNEHFIIWMKTDMKRKPAWRVNVADENFANGLSPATYNLRVEYAYPASRYNGKRLFIISSRQDIVNTAKRDAGIALLCMGLIILIITISYLLVIKWERCRRCVRVAYKGPIPTQDN